The genomic interval ATAAATAGTATCAATAGAACATAAAGATTTTTAAAATAAATTCCTAAATAGAAAGCTAAATTTACAACAATACTAGTTATCATTAATTTACTATTATATTTTATATATGCAAACTGTAAAAACTCTTTAAAAGCCAAAGTAGAGATAAGCCCAAAAAGTAAAAGTAAGTAAATTCTACTCATAGTTGCTAAATAGAAAAGTATTATTATAACAAACCAAGTAAATATTCTTTGCTTTATATTAGTAAATTTTTTCTCAGATATTTTATTTTTAATTAAAAATAAAATAATTAAAGCTAGAATATCAACAAAAAACATTGCAACTAGCATATTATCCACCTTTCACTGAAGAACGAACTCTATTGAATATAGTAAAAATAAGTAATACTATTGCTAATATTAAAATATAGTCAAAATACTGATTTCCAATAAAATAATATATAATAGCTAAAAGACTTATTAAGAAAGCTCTATCACTTTTTCCCATAGGGCCTTCATAATGTCTTTTATTATCTACCATCATTGCAGTCACGCCTACATATTCTGATAATATTGATAAAAATACAAAAAGTAAGTTATGAATTTCACTTATTCCAATAACTCTTAAAAATACATAGAAGAAAACTGTATCTGATACAACATCTCCTGCTTCATTGTAAAAAACTCCCATTTTAGTTTTTTGATTGAATTTATTAGCTATCATACCATCTAAGGCATTTAAAGCCATTCTTAAAAATAAAAAAACAGGTACAGTTAAATATATGAGCTTGTAATTATTGAACTCATAGATAAGCCCAGCAAAAACTATGTTTAATAAAACTGTTATAATAGTTATCTGATTAGGACTAACTTTTAATTTTACTAGTTTTTCACAAATAGGCATAAGTAAATTTTGAAATTTTGTCTTTAATTTATATATAGAAATATCCATTTTACCTCATTTCTGCCAATGAAACTGTAAATATACCTTCGTTATCAATTAACATTTTTTCCTTTTTCAAATTATATTTTTCAAATAGGCTATCTAATTCTTTTTCACTTCTTCTTCTCATAAGCCAAGATTTACCACTTCCTTTATGACTATTAAGAACTAAAGCTATCTGTTTTAATTGAGGATGCCAAGGCTGACCTGTATAAATCACAGCAGCATCTTTATCTAAAATTTCTGTTATACCTGATATAGTATTTTCAAGCATTTTATTATCTTCAAAAAGCTCAAAAACTCCTGAAATTATAACTATATTAGGCTTATAATTAATTTTTTTATATGTTTCCTTATCAAAGCAATCATAGTTGATAAAAGAGATATCTTGCCAATTATTCTTTTTGATAACTTCTTCTCCAACTTCAATATTTGATTTTTTAAATTCATTTATTAAAATCTTAAGCTTGGGATATTTCTCTTTGATATCAAACAAATAATTTCCTGTACCTCCAGCAACATCTAAGATTTTAACATTTTCTTCACCTAGACTATTTATTTTTTCTTCAATTAAAGCTAATAAGTTTTTCTTTCTTACTCTTACTCCTGCCCAACCAATTTGGTTTAGATAAAATCTGTCTATGAGTTTTCCTATCAATAACTTCCCACTAGCTTTATTTTTATAGATGTAATCTAAAGAAATTCCTGAGTCAAAGCCATATTTTAAACCTAAACTCATACCCTTACTTAAAAATCCAAAAGTTTTCATTGAAAATTTTTGAATAGAATAATATATTTTTTCACTTAGGGGATATTCTTCTAAGCCTATCCTTTCATACTCCTTTCTTGAAAATTCTCTTGGAGAATCATCAAGTTCTATCTTTTGGTTTTTAAAAACATCTTGTATAAAATCATCTAACATTTTATAGACTGTTTGTCTTTCTTTTTCAAAGATTATTCCATGATAGAAGTTTTCAAGTTCTATAAATTCTCTCTTTTTAGAAGATAAATTTAAGTAAAATTTCTTCTGAGCTGAATTCTTAACAACATAGTCTTTTTGAGCAGAAAATATTATTGTAGGTAATTCTATTGCCATTGAATCTTCAATCAATCTTTGTCCCATATTAGCTAAGTCTATTAAAAGTCTAGCATTGATTTCTTTATTGATAAGCTTATCAGAATTATATTTATTTTGTTCTTCAACATCATGAGTTAGAACCTTTGCTTTTACATAACTCATAACCTTAGCATCTTTTTTTATTTTAGTAAGTAATGTCACAAGTTGCTTAGCAAAAGGGACATAAAGCTTGATTTCAAAGGCAGGAGCAAGCAAAGCTATACCTGCTAAATTTGGTGCAAAATCATGGACATAGGCAGAAAGTATAACTCCACCTATACTATTTGCTACAATAAAGATATCTTCTTCTTTAATTTGATATTCGTTCTTTATATGTTTTACAAAGGCATCTAAATCCCTAACGTAATCCATGGCATTAGGAGAAGTCTTAGTTTCTGTATAACCATGACCTCTTAAATCATATGCAAAAATATTGTATTTTAAAAATTTTTCATCTTGTGCCAAACTGTTTAGTCTTTCTGAATGTTCGTGTCCTCTATGAATAAGAATCAAAGTTTTTTTACCTTGTTCAAAATTCCATTTTCTATAAAAAAGCTGATTATTGTCAAAACTTGTAAAATATAAGTTTTCCATTTTTTATCTCCCCTTGAAAATTATAATAGATAATTTATAAAATTTTTTGATACACCTTCATTATAACATATATAACATAAAAAAATTAAAATTAAGTAAAAGTTTATATAATATAAAAATAAAAACTATTTATTTTAAATTAATATTCTATATTATATATAACTTATCTTATTTTAATACGTAATATCTTATTGACATACTTAATTTATAGATATATAATAAAAATATAGAAATAAACTATTCTGTTAAAGATAAAAGGAGGATATATATGGCTAAGCTAGAAGATTTTGTTAAGGCAAAAGAAAAATTGTCAAAGGTACTTTTAGAAACACATTTGATTCACAGTCCAATATTTTCAAAAGAATCTGGAAATGAAGTATATATAAAGCCAGAAAACTTACAGAAAACAGGTTCTTTCAAAATAAGAGGTGCCTACAATAAAATTTCAAACTTAACTGAGGAAGAAAAGAAAAGAGGAGTTATTGCTTCATCAGCAGGAAACCATGCTCAAGGGGTTGCCTATGGAGCTAGAGAATTGGGAATAAAAGCAGTAATTGTAATGCCTAAATCTACTCCACTAATTAAAGTTGAATCAACTAAGCAATATGGTGCAGAAGTTGTATTGCATGGAGATGTTTATGATGATGCATACAAAAAAGCTAAAGAGTTAGAAGAAAAAGAATCTTATGTTTTTGTACATCCATTTAATGATGAAGATGTTTTAGATGGACAAGGAACAATAGCATTAGAAATTTTGGATGAATTACCAGAAACTGATATAATCTTAGTTCCTATTGGAGGAGGAGGATTAATTTCTGGAATAGCTTGTGCTGCAAAATTAATAAAACCTGATATTAAAATTATTGGAGTTGAACCAGAAGGAGCAGCTTCAGCTCGTGAAGCTATAAAAGAAAATAAAGTAGTTGAACTTAAAGAAGCTAATACTATAGCTGATGGTACTGCAGTAAAAAGAATAGGAGATCTAAATTTTGAATATATAAAAAAATATGTAGATGAAATTATAACAGTATCTGATTATGAATTGATGGAAGCTTTCTTATTATTGGTAGAAAAACATAAGATTATCGCTGAAAATTCAGGAATACTTTCAATTGCAGCTACAAAAAAACTTAAAGAAAAAAATAAAAAAGTAGTATCTGTAATAAGTGGAGGAAATATAGATGTTTTAATGATTTCTTCTATGATAAATAAAGGTCTAATAAGAAGAGATAGAATATTTAGCTTCTCAGTTGATATATCTGATAAACCTGGAGAATTAGCAAAAGTTGTTGATTTGATAGCAGAGTTAGGAGCTAATGTTGTTAAGCTAGAACATAATCAATTTAAGAATTTATCAAGATTTAGAGATGTTGAAGTTCAAATAACAGTTGAAACTAATGGAACTGAACATATACAAAATTTGATAGAAACTTTTGAACAAAAAGGTTATGAAATAATTAAAATAAAAACAAAAATAAATTAATAAAATAAAGGGGCTTTAAGCCCCTTATATTAATTCTTATAAAACTGTTCTTACTATACGGAATCCAGCATTGCTATAAGCATAAGTAGCTTGGCTATTACCACGAACTGCAACAGCACAAACTTCTGTGTTATTACACCAAGAACCACCTTTTAATCTTCTGTAAACATTTGAGTGGTCATATGCTTTATAAACATAAGATTTACCACTTTCTATACTTTCAGTTGTATCATAACACCATTCCCAAACGTTTCCATTACAATCATATAATCCTAGAACATTTGGCATTTTTAATCCAACACTTTGAGTAGTGTCTTTAGAGTTTCCAGTGTACCAAGCAACATCATCTATATTATTGCTTCCTGAATAAGTATAATCAAATGTACCATTATCTAAAGCAACTTGTCCTCCTCTTGCAAACCATTCCCATTCAACTTCAGTAGGTAGTCTGAAACCTTCTGTTTTATTGAAATCAGCAACATCAGGAGAAACAACTGTTCCATCTAATTGATTTATCATTAATAGACCTTGATCACTCTTACCTAAGTTATAAACAGGACGTAATCCGTATTTTTCACTTAATCTATTACAGAATTCAAGTGCATGCCACCAAGAAATATATTCTATTGGTCTATTTTCATCACCTTTAAAGTTGGCAGGATTATTTCTTATTAATTCTTGCCATAATTTTTGAGTAGTTAAATATTTACAAACTTCTAGGTTAGATACTTCTTTTTCTTCATCTGTAAAAGA from Fusobacterium pseudoperiodonticum carries:
- a CDS encoding CDP-alcohol phosphatidyltransferase family protein, which translates into the protein MDISIYKLKTKFQNLLMPICEKLVKLKVSPNQITIITVLLNIVFAGLIYEFNNYKLIYLTVPVFLFLRMALNALDGMIANKFNQKTKMGVFYNEAGDVVSDTVFFYVFLRVIGISEIHNLLFVFLSILSEYVGVTAMMVDNKRHYEGPMGKSDRAFLISLLAIIYYFIGNQYFDYILILAIVLLIFTIFNRVRSSVKGG
- a CDS encoding bifunctional alpha/beta hydrolase/class I SAM-dependent methyltransferase gives rise to the protein MENLYFTSFDNNQLFYRKWNFEQGKKTLILIHRGHEHSERLNSLAQDEKFLKYNIFAYDLRGHGYTETKTSPNAMDYVRDLDAFVKHIKNEYQIKEEDIFIVANSIGGVILSAYVHDFAPNLAGIALLAPAFEIKLYVPFAKQLVTLLTKIKKDAKVMSYVKAKVLTHDVEEQNKYNSDKLINKEINARLLIDLANMGQRLIEDSMAIELPTIIFSAQKDYVVKNSAQKKFYLNLSSKKREFIELENFYHGIIFEKERQTVYKMLDDFIQDVFKNQKIELDDSPREFSRKEYERIGLEEYPLSEKIYYSIQKFSMKTFGFLSKGMSLGLKYGFDSGISLDYIYKNKASGKLLIGKLIDRFYLNQIGWAGVRVRKKNLLALIEEKINSLGEENVKILDVAGGTGNYLFDIKEKYPKLKILINEFKKSNIEVGEEVIKKNNWQDISFINYDCFDKETYKKINYKPNIVIISGVFELFEDNKMLENTISGITEILDKDAAVIYTGQPWHPQLKQIALVLNSHKGSGKSWLMRRRSEKELDSLFEKYNLKKEKMLIDNEGIFTVSLAEMR
- a CDS encoding formylglycine-generating enzyme family protein, translating into MKEKILNFLNEGKPLLWIKGQNFHEIESIIVEGLNAFENKRYYIYEKGTTINRQNNSVEVGMGNLFTTLDELYPQGIRKVPVFLLIKDSLAEIVDENNLEYIKEIVETKTANPKYNFTLIVVDQQNTVPEDLREIASLVDDDEQKRTAEMALKKAILDITKIEKIELDLAKLEKIELDLDSIEKIVQSLKDDIKKITIGEKPVELKPTFEDMVFVKGGKYQPSFTDEEKEVSNLEVCKYLTTQKLWQELIRNNPANFKGDENRPIEYISWWHALEFCNRLSEKYGLRPVYNLGKSDQGLLMINQLDGTVVSPDVADFNKTEGFRLPTEVEWEWFARGGQVALDNGTFDYTYSGSNNIDDVAWYTGNSKDTTQSVGLKMPNVLGLYDCNGNVWEWCYDTTESIESGKSYVYKAYDHSNVYRRLKGGSWCNNTEVCAVAVRGNSQATYAYSNAGFRIVRTVL
- the ilvA gene encoding threonine ammonia-lyase — its product is MAKLEDFVKAKEKLSKVLLETHLIHSPIFSKESGNEVYIKPENLQKTGSFKIRGAYNKISNLTEEEKKRGVIASSAGNHAQGVAYGARELGIKAVIVMPKSTPLIKVESTKQYGAEVVLHGDVYDDAYKKAKELEEKESYVFVHPFNDEDVLDGQGTIALEILDELPETDIILVPIGGGGLISGIACAAKLIKPDIKIIGVEPEGAASAREAIKENKVVELKEANTIADGTAVKRIGDLNFEYIKKYVDEIITVSDYELMEAFLLLVEKHKIIAENSGILSIAATKKLKEKNKKVVSVISGGNIDVLMISSMINKGLIRRDRIFSFSVDISDKPGELAKVVDLIAELGANVVKLEHNQFKNLSRFRDVEVQITVETNGTEHIQNLIETFEQKGYEIIKIKTKIN